A genomic window from Bdellovibrio sp. SKB1291214 includes:
- a CDS encoding phospholipid scramblase-related protein has translation MSLFEALKDQNQLFIRQRKELAELIGFETRNKYEIRNQKGEVVGFCAEQQKGFLGLLVRQFLGHWRSFELHFFNNERQQVFTVKHPFRLFFQRLEVHASGGQYIGALQQRFGIVKKKFDIENAQGRVIMNMQSGFLQFWTFPILKNNREAAVIRKKWSGLLKEAFLDADNFQLEFGQTELDENEKSLILASAIFIDLQYFERKAD, from the coding sequence ATGTCCTTGTTTGAAGCTTTGAAAGATCAAAATCAGCTTTTCATCCGTCAGCGTAAGGAGTTGGCTGAGTTGATCGGCTTTGAAACTCGCAACAAATACGAAATCCGCAACCAAAAGGGCGAAGTGGTGGGGTTTTGCGCCGAACAACAAAAGGGGTTTTTAGGACTGTTAGTGCGGCAGTTCTTGGGGCATTGGAGAAGTTTTGAACTGCACTTTTTTAACAATGAACGCCAGCAAGTTTTTACGGTTAAACATCCCTTTCGGCTCTTCTTTCAGCGCTTAGAAGTCCATGCGAGCGGTGGTCAATATATAGGGGCGCTTCAGCAGCGATTCGGAATTGTGAAAAAGAAATTCGATATCGAGAACGCTCAGGGCCGAGTGATCATGAATATGCAGTCCGGTTTCCTGCAGTTTTGGACCTTCCCTATATTAAAGAACAACAGGGAGGCGGCCGTTATTAGAAAAAAGTGGTCAGGTCTTTTAAAAGAAGCTTTTTTGGATGCTGACAACTTCCAGTTAGAGTTCGGGCAGACGGAGTTGGATGAAAATGAAAAGAGTTTGATCCTGGCTTCTGCCATTTTTATTGATTTGCAGTATTTTGAACGAAAAGCAGATTGA